A genomic segment from Phytoactinopolyspora mesophila encodes:
- a CDS encoding class I SAM-dependent methyltransferase: MTELEHFRAVYEVAGVYDQRLLPHFFNGIEDVDLVTDVLNQYYGEAAAGLAVVEFGCGTGRMTSRLAPYSRRLIAADYSPIMIEARSATISGCRDPLPGDPRRGHSPTGRG, translated from the coding sequence ATGACCGAGCTGGAACACTTCCGGGCAGTGTACGAGGTAGCCGGTGTATACGACCAGCGGCTACTGCCGCACTTCTTCAACGGCATTGAAGACGTGGACCTGGTCACCGACGTGCTGAATCAATACTACGGTGAGGCCGCAGCCGGCCTTGCCGTCGTAGAGTTCGGCTGCGGCACCGGCCGCATGACTTCTCGGCTCGCTCCGTACTCACGACGACTGATCGCAGCCGACTACAGCCCGATCATGATCGAGGCTCGTTCAGCGACGATTTCCGGATGCCGAGACCCTCTGCCTGGAGACCCGCGACGCGGTCATTCACCTACTGGACGAGGGTAA
- a CDS encoding pyridoxal phosphate-dependent decarboxylase family protein — protein sequence MAPQRIRDLLIRDLPEKASTLDAVLESFVDEVLPLCKNEASPRFLGFGDTGDDAAALAGGILALLTQQNLINQSFDSPSATFVEMQVLRWLRDLLGFTNPAASDVTTVWDVGGVVTHGGTASNTIAMMLAREHAAPDTTQHGVTDPGRFGVIVPRGIGHYSVKSALTWIGVGAQIIEVDTAGFRYDMSSLRRALRDHAGQIMAVVAYAGDSRTQTVEHLRAVHDVVHAADQGIWLHVDACWGLVCAFNERFRSMIDGIDLFDSVTVDPHKVMAVPYSLSALLVRRPAALRTISSYSDLIMQEDYAFGQVTPFIGTKGWMSLKLWMMIRAHGQTGLAEIAENRIERARRFATLVDDHPSLVRVHEPDLVAVAFMYLPEGTKLRRGNLSTTVVARINAVNQRIHSRMLAEGQWHLHQFSLPDDLGRLRPGATLYPLRFMANNPRTTEQDMTQVLTYVSRLGRDLESEAR from the coding sequence ATGGCCCCGCAGCGGATCCGAGACCTGCTGATCCGTGACCTACCTGAGAAGGCGAGCACCCTCGACGCCGTCCTGGAGTCCTTCGTTGACGAAGTTCTGCCGCTGTGCAAGAACGAAGCCAGCCCTCGGTTTCTCGGGTTCGGGGACACGGGTGACGATGCCGCCGCCCTTGCCGGCGGAATCTTGGCGCTCCTTACACAACAGAATCTGATCAACCAAAGTTTCGATTCACCGAGTGCGACCTTCGTCGAAATGCAGGTTCTCCGCTGGTTGCGTGATCTGCTTGGTTTCACCAATCCTGCGGCGTCCGATGTAACGACCGTTTGGGATGTGGGTGGCGTAGTCACCCACGGTGGAACGGCAAGCAATACGATCGCTATGATGCTGGCGCGCGAGCACGCGGCTCCAGACACCACGCAGCACGGCGTCACCGATCCGGGCCGCTTTGGAGTGATTGTTCCCCGCGGAATCGGACACTACAGCGTGAAGAGCGCGCTGACCTGGATCGGCGTCGGCGCTCAGATCATCGAGGTCGACACGGCAGGTTTCCGCTACGACATGTCCAGCCTGCGACGGGCCCTGCGTGACCACGCTGGGCAGATCATGGCGGTGGTTGCCTATGCCGGTGACAGTCGCACCCAGACGGTGGAACACTTGCGGGCCGTTCACGACGTTGTGCACGCTGCCGACCAAGGCATCTGGCTCCACGTGGATGCTTGTTGGGGACTCGTGTGTGCATTCAACGAGCGCTTCCGATCCATGATCGACGGTATCGACTTGTTCGATAGTGTGACCGTGGACCCGCACAAGGTGATGGCGGTGCCTTATAGCCTAAGCGCGCTGCTGGTGCGGCGCCCGGCGGCCCTGCGGACGATCTCCAGCTATTCCGATCTCATAATGCAAGAGGATTACGCCTTTGGTCAGGTCACACCCTTCATCGGCACCAAGGGCTGGATGTCATTGAAGCTTTGGATGATGATACGCGCGCACGGCCAGACCGGGTTGGCCGAAATCGCCGAGAACCGAATCGAGCGAGCACGCCGGTTCGCCACGCTGGTTGACGACCATCCTAGTCTGGTGCGCGTGCACGAGCCGGACTTGGTCGCGGTGGCGTTCATGTATCTACCTGAGGGCACCAAACTGCGACGAGGCAATCTGAGCACGACGGTCGTCGCGCGAATCAACGCGGTCAATCAACGGATTCACTCGCGAATGCTCGCTGAAGGGCAGTGGCATCTGCACCAGTTCAGCCTCCCGGACGATCTGGGTCGCCTCCGCCCTGGCGCGACTCTGTACCCGCTGCGATTCATGGCGAACAACCCGCGCACCACAGAGCAGGATATGACACAGGTGCTGACCTACGTTTCCAGGCTCGGCCGCGACCTCGAAAGTGAAGCCCGATGA